CTGCAGGTGATCCAGGAAGCAGGCTGGCACATCTGCAGGGAGGGGTGGTCCCACAGCCGCTCTGTCTGAGCCCAAGGTTAGCAAGCTGCAAAGGCCTGAACAGGCCGCTTTAGAGGACTTGGGGAAGAACATCTGTTGAACTGACAGCTGCAGTGCCACCCTCTGCAAAAGCAGTGCTGAACTGAAACTGTGTTGGCTCTCTTCTGATGAGCACAAACAGCAAACTCTACTGCTAAATGCCTGATTCAGCTCCCCCTGGGCCCTACCGTGAAGAGAGCTGTGCTACCACAGTTGCCTTGGGAGTGCGGCTGCAAAAGTGGCATCCTTTCCTCCACTATGAGACACTGTAAGCAGTGATGGAGGAGGTCATCGAGGGCCAGAGAGGAACAGAAATGAACAAATGTGTCCTGGGCCTCTCACATATTCAGTTAAAGCAGCGACCTCTGCGCACAATCTGCAGGGCTCCCCTTACAAGGCAATGATCCCCTTCAGTGAGGAACATGTCAAATGCTCTTGCCACACAAACAGCAGCAGGTAGGGCTTGGCATGTGGCCCAACAGAGTCCAAGCCACATTGGAacagaagaaaaagggaaaaggcaGGTTCATATTCGTCTTTTGGCATCTGAGGGTGAAGGAAacctttaaaaatcaaaacaagctAGTCTCATTGGGCAGTTTCCAGGTGCAGGAACAGAGTTGTGTCCTGCCTTTTGCATCCAAGTGTTTGTACTTGAGAGCCTCACCTGTAATCTTCTCCAAGAGTGACACGTCCTGAACCTCCTGGGGAAGAGAAGCAATTTTCTGCCGCACTGTGGCATCTCCCGATGCTGCGTTTTCCAGATCTTGCAGGGCTTTGATCAAGTCCTCAGTCTGCACAATTGAGACATAAAGAGACTGCCATGATCACTTTCCCAGTGCATGTAGCCACCACCACCCTGATTCTAACTTCTTATTCCAACACAAGTCCTGCTTTTCGAAAGCTCTCACTCCCTGCCCCTTGGCCAACAAGCCACCCTCAAAACCAAACTACAATCACAGAATATTTGAACCCCCATTTCTGGCCCACAGAACAGACAGCAGAGCAGGAAATCTGTGTTTAATGAACTTCCTGGAATCATCTACCACCATATATAAATTAGATCACACCATGCTGGGTATAATATACTGTCGCGCTTTGggcaatttgttttattttgctttgactGCAGCAATTTTATGGAATAATATTTGTTTTATGTTCCGTTTTACTATGTTCCATGTTCTTCCTTGAGTCGTGAGGGCGTGTTTCTGAGCAAATAAACAGAACAACACTGGTCCTCCTATTGCATTTGCTAATGGCGCCACCATGTGGTTCTCTCTTTAGAATCCAGGACCTTTTTCTCTCCCAATCCTTGGCCTTCCAGACATACCAGAAGAGGCCCAGCGTTGGGGTCCTGCGGGGAGTAGCTCCCGGGATAAtcgtcatcttcttcttcttgtatctGCTGAAATGTCCGCTTCAATGACTTTTTCTCCTCTGTAACTGAGAAAAGACACAGAGAGACAGTCACATCCTGTAAGGAGACATTGTTCCAGTGGTACCTTTTGAAaagcgtgtgtgtatgtgtgataaAACCTGAACTGCTTTGAAGGTCAAAGTCTGATCAGgttcatcttttaaaaagaaaagaaaaagttagcTCTAAAATCTTAAAACAGAAGCCAACCTCACCTGCCGCAGTGTCCCATAGATCAGGCTGAGGAACAAGCCTCCTGCCTTCAGGGTTGTGAGAAAGATAAAAGGGAAACCACAGAGGCCTCCATTTCCCCTCATTTCAATTCTGCACTGCTTGGGGCAGCTTTTGGGAGCTTGCACAATTGGTGATGGGTGGCATTCTTTGCCACTGGTTTAAAGGTTCTGGAAGAATCAGGAAGGTGTGAACAACTGAAGACTGACATATCATTAGGCCACACTCCAGAATTTTCCCTATTTTGTATGCACCATCTTATCAtgaattttactttttttttttaaaggaaaacccaTCCCACAAATTGCCAAAGATAAATAGAACACTGCAGATATAGAAGGAACCTGCAGTAACCTGGGGAGGCAGGCACCAAGGTAGAAAGACAAAAGGCTTCCCCATAGCAGATCCTTCTCAGGCTGAATTGCTGGGCGATCTCAAGGTGGCGCTGTTGGATTCCTGTGTCTTCTTCCTCTGCAGACCAGACAAGGAAAGAGCTCCGGGATGCCAGAACCCCTCCCATCTAAGGTAGAGaatctgagaatcctccggaaaaacaatctctcaaaggacctgttgatggcattttacgaTTGTACTGTTgggagtgtattaacttatggtctgtgtgtgtggtttgggagctgcacggtcaggggaaaaacaatgctgtccagggttgtaaagactgcggagagaataactgggtgcactcttcccaccttggatcaaatctgtgcttccaggtgccattagaaagctgcagagatagcgcaggatagtgcgcaccccagaaatgatctctttcagtttctgccttctggaagaaggtacagggttatacaGACTAGGATTAGCCGCCTGagaataaagattattgtatcgtatcgtatcgtatcgtagaGGAGGACAGCATGCAGAGGCTTTTCAGAAAACATTTTGGGAGGCTGGGTGTCCCCTggttcttttccccttctctttccttttttgggACAGAACTCCAGGTTTGCCCAATaccagtcctcctcctccttgcataCAGAACTATCTGCATGTTTTTGCAGGCGGGAACCTGGGCACAGATGGTGAAGAGCTGGAGGGCAAGGGATATTTGGCATGTCCTCAGCAATCATGCCTGGAAGGGGAGCAGCATCTGGCAGCACCAGGAGAAAGACGAAGCACAAGCTGGTCAGAaagcatttgctgctgctgccatcgaCAAAGAGGTCAGGTGTTTCTGGCTGGCTTCCAGGGTGCAAATTAAACCCTCCTGAAGCTGGTGGGTTCCTCTTCTTTGCCAAGCCAGATATTCCGACCAAGAACTCGAGGAAAGCCAGCTGTGCTGAGGGCACTCTGTCCCAAGCACCCCTTTCAAGTGCCATTACGTTGAAAAACAGAGCAGTAAAGCTCATAAGGAAAGGGTAAACCATCTGAGAGCAGGTGAAGTGGCCTCATATACGACTTcatggggcaggggagggaaatgCTTTGGGCAACTGCATGCTGACACTTTCGTTCCTATCACAGGAGTAAACATGTCAGATTGTAAATCAAATGCGACAACGTAACCTCCTGCTCCAGTCCCAGGATGACAGTTGAATGGTGCCAATTTAGTGAAGGATGAATGAACGATGGGGGAAAGTGCCCAATGGCCAAACTAGTCACGACTGGCTCAAAAGCTACTCTCAGTTTATAGACATCTGCCTAGACTTTGGGCTTAACCCAGCCTTCTCTGTAACCCAGTTGGGGGAAGTCACTACAACGAACCATGGAGACCTGCGGCACTGACAAATACTCATTAACAGACAGAGTTATTTAGAACGTGGTGACTGCCACCACGGCTACTGCGATAGCAGACATGTTAAGAACAACTACAGTGCCTTCATTCCCATAACAAGACGAGCTTCAGAGGGTAGAATGGTCTTTAGGAACCTTGTGATTTGGGGAGCAGCCAGAACTCAGCAGCAAAGCATAAgctctgcatgtagaaggttGGCTGTCCAATTCCCAGTGCCTCCAGTTAGAAAAGGAGTGGAGaatatttggccctccagataactGTTAGAGTTCATCTCCCTTCCATTCCAGAGCAGGTCTGGgatgttgatgggagttgcagtccagcaacctcCCTACCCGAGTTAAAAGGATCAGATGGCAGCTGATGGAAAAGACCTCTGTCTGAGGGCCTGAAGAGATGCAGATAGTCAGGAGAAAATGCAGGGGTAGAcgcacaactacagtggtaccttggttctcgaacagcctAGTTCATGAACTTAGAACTTGAgcattgcaaacccggaagtgagtgttctggttctcgatttttggggggaagtcaaACGTgtcctgagccagtgtggtgtagtggttaagagcgatagacacgtaatctggggaaccaggttcgcgtctccgctcctccacatgcagctgctgggtgaccttgggctagtcacacttctttgaagtctcacagccccactcacctcacagagtgtttgctgtgggggaggaagggaaaggagaatgttagccgctttgagactccttaaagggagtgaaaggcgggatatcaaatccaaactcttcttcttcttcttctttagtgtTGCACTTCTGTTTTTAAAGAGATCGCGCTGACTGGGCCGGTGAGGAGAAGCATCCCGGCAGCGTTCAGCAGCCCAGCCGCTTTGGCAAGAGAGAgatcaagaaagaaagagatcGAAAGATCGCACTGATTGGGAAGGTGGGGAGAAGCATTTTAGGGGTAGTTTTTCAACAGCCTGGAACAGatcaatccgttttgcattactttctatgggaaagcgcaccttggttttgggatgttttggttttggaacagacttctggaacggattaagttcaagaaccaaggtagcactgtaatatGATCTggtacaaggcaacttcctatgtctcACTCTGGCTGTTGCCTGCCAGGGCCTAGAAACATCCCTGGGATGATGGACCCTGCTCCATAAACATAACTTACAGAGAAGCTGGAGGGACAGGATACAATAAGTGTCTACACAGTGCAGACGTGGAGATTGTCCAGTTCAGTTCCAACCAAGCAGGAGCCCTTGAGCGCAGGTACCTTGAATTCAAACGGCCATGAACCACAGCTggggatcctgtggccctccaggtgtttttcaactcccatctgccccagtcagcatggccaaatgACCTGGGATGATGAGGGttcttgtccaacaacatctaaaggcCCCCAGGTTCCCCACCATGGCCATAAACACACCATTCTTTGCTCCTTAGCAAGCTACCTTTTCATAGTGGCTCAATCAGAGTCAAGGGTGTTTCGAaaaagcaaatactttttttttacctttgggTTGGGGGCTATTGgagtcttccaaagacagtttcAACTGCTGTATGAACTCACTGCCATACACACTCCTCTCTTGCCAGATGTTCAGCAATCGTTCCAAAGGCTTTTTGCAGCCCTCATCTGCCTCTCTGGAGGGTCAGAAATTCAGAACGTCAGAAAGGGGTTGagagataacacacacacaaggggGGAAAGTGGTAGAGGGTGTCCACTCCATTCCTTCCCTCCCACGTAAAATGTTTAAGGAGAGACACAATCAGAGACAAAACAGGGATGAAACTGAGCTAAACCCATCAGGCTTCCCAAGTAAGGTGTTCACCAGCATGCCAGCCACTTATATCAATAGGCACACAAATTTGAAATATGCAATTTCAAAGTAAAAGGAATACTTAGTCATCAGCAACACATCCAGTTAAGTACAGAGTTATCCAGAACACACTTGCTCACTTATTCATCTGTGTGTTCTAGATATAATCAGTTTGCAGACTAAGGTCTTCTCTAAATAGCACCACAGCCTTTAAGTAGCTGATAACATACAGTGTGCCAAGAAATGACACGTAGCTGCTCATTTGTAGCTTGCCCCACAGTGAGAGAACAGTCACTCAATGACAGATGGAGCGAGCCAAGCAGAAAGGCAATCTGGTGGAAAAAATCTGATAAATCCATAGCATTTGAGAAGCTGACCTCACTTAAAATGGTGTTCAGACAGAGCAAAGGCACGTGGAATAACTAGCAATTGCACAAGGCTGCCAACTGGGGGTCTGAAGGAAACAAGCTGAAATTTCTGCAGGGAATACTCCAAGTGGTAATGTGTTTGCCACAGTTATAACTCTTCAAATAACAGATCAAAGGAAAGTTAGATTTGCTGAAATCTGAAAAGAACACTTCTGCAGCGCAGAATGATCAAATACAGTGTGTCCAGCTCAATCCCAAAGGGAGCAAAGCAAGCGTGCCTCAAGGAAGCCCCTTGTAGTACAGTAGGGGTGGAGCCTGCAGGCCTACTGCTCGTCTTTCAGCTGCAGAGAGCAAACCCTTCCCCCCAGTCCTAATGCAGGTCTTCACCTGCTGAAGGACAACATGGAAGGAGACAGTCTACCGtctccgggggtggggggagagttcCAGAGTCTAGGAgcagctaccgagaaggcccttttccATATCCCCCCAGGGTGTACCTATGAGGGTGGTGGGACCGGAGAAAGGACCTCCCTTGAAGATCTGTTTTCGTTAAcagcctggctgctgcattctgcattaaACGAAGTTTCTGAACTTCACAGAGAGCCCCATAtgtagcacattgcagtaatccagcctagaggttaccagaagcATTAGAAGAGGTTGCTATACATACCTGGCAACATGTGAAAAAGCATCCACCAGAACCGATTCAAATTCCCTTGTAAACTCAGGCCCCTTCCTTTTACTGTTCTGGATGACGTCATTGGCCAAGTATAGGAAAGTCAGTTTCCTACTTGACTTTGCTaggaaaagagaagaggaaaaaaatatcTGTATGGCATGTTTAGCTCTCAAGTCACCCATCCTTTTCATTCAGTCTCACAGCCACCCTCGAGGTTGACATCACAAACAGAAGCCAAATTCTCATTTCATGCCCCCTTCTTTAAAGCCAGCAGCGGATCTACACTTAACCAGAGCAGAGCTGCAGAAGCACAAGGAAAGACGTCTTGTGGCAACTGAAAGACCCAACAGATGGTTTATTGTGGCGTCAGCTTCCACAGGCTAGTATATATTTCATTTCATGCAAGGTGACCTCCCAAGCTGGCTTGCTTTGTTCTTGAAGATTCCTGTGGTTAGCCACAGTAACGCCATGCTTTCAAGACAAAACAGCTCTCAATTAGCCTATTtcaagtcagatgggtggcttACACAATGAAACAAatcttgttttattgcattttatcttgtatttttattgtttacatttattgtttaaattattttaaacgcAGCATTAAATAATAAGGCACAACCAGAAACAAATCAAAGGGAACAAGcaaatttaaaaacattaaaagcttaagAAAATCTTAATGTCCTTTGCAAAAAGgaactagaccaggggtcagcaacctaaggcccatgggccacaagcggcccatgggggtcgctTAACGGCTCATGGACCCCCACCGCCCGCTCGATTGGCTCCCGTGCGCCATGCTAAACCGGCGCGGAGCAAAGCAAGGACCGCCTTCTGCAACgttggctggcttcccattggctgcaggaagctcctgccagCCTATGGGAAGTTGCACATGCCTCCTCCGCGCTGGAAATAGCGTTTGCACATGCGTGCATGCGCACTCTGGCCCACCACGGCGTCTGCAGGAccatgaaccggcccaagccacaaaaactttgccgacccctgaactAGACCAAGCACTGTGGACTTTTCAGGAAAAGGCATTCCACAACAGAGAGGCCACTGCTGAAGAGGCTCTTTCAGCGACTCCTAATCCCCTGCTGAGCCTCACTTGCTGGGAGCATTCAAAGAAAGGCACCCGATTTAGagctcagggtctgggtaggaaAGCACCAGGTAAACTAGGCCCAGGCATGGACTTGCCCTTCCCAGATGCCCTGCTCATCCCTGCCCAAATACAAAAGGAGTCACTCTCTATTGAGAAACCATGCCAACCCCTATGGCATGGTGTGGCGTCTAAATTAACAAATTTCATAGAATTCTGCTGCCCTTGGAAAAGACTTAGGTTCCCAGACTTGAAGAGAAAGGAAGCCTGGAGAGTTgaagggaagaaaaaagaaaacagctaCCAAAAAAGCATTTATTTGCACCATCAGCACTTGCAGCTGGTGCTCATTCTAATTACAATATTCCAAGAAGAGTTGTTTGAACTGCTTGGCTGCACTGAGCTCTTTCAGTGGTAATTATTTCAATATCAAAGCCAATAAATATGACTTATTTGTAGAAATccttaaaaacaagcaagcaagtggCACTGACAAGAATGAACTCATCGGTAATCACGGTGAAGGCTTGGGGAAAGAGGCAGCCCCAGAAAACAATGTTGATGCTGACAGGCTGTGCGATTCTGCGATATCTTTCATCCAAGCATGCCCTATATTGCTCAAACCTGACAGGCCACAGTATCAAAgctaagcttttaaaaaacaacaacagcctggtAGCCTCCTACCAAATTAAGAGAACACAGATGAGGGGCAGTGGCGGGAGGGGCTTATGCACACCCCACAGATGCTTGCAGGGGTCAGgaacgtaaccccccccccgccgcaaATCTGTTGTTCCCTGTATTTcctttttatctgttctgaagATAAAAGTTCAACTTCATTGCAGTGAGCCACACACACGGCTTCTTTGCACCATGTGTTCAACAGGTTCCACTCAATGCGAACTGGCTCCTTTGAGTCAAAATACAGAAACTGCTTGGCATCCTAACCAAGGAAGGGCAGTTAACAAATTGACTATCAAAAATGCATGCCACAGAGCATCAAATTGACTCAAAAAATGCATGCCACGGCACGTCAGAGCAGCAGTTGCACAGTCTTTATTGCAAGTCTTCTGCCCTCCCCAATTCAAAGCATGACAATTTCATTAGCGTTCAGAATAGTTCATTAAGTTCAGAGTGACTATAGCGGTAAGTGCCTGGCATCAACCAGCACATTTTAAactccaaaaaaataaaagtccACCTTAGACTCCTAACAGAGCTTTCTAACTGTAGAAGCAAGGCATCACCCTAAGGTGATGTGACCTGGTACCGCCGTGTGCtggaggggcagggggagatgGGGGCAGACAAAGTGAGTGCCACACTCCTGGAAGGGCACCAGCTACTGAGACCCCATTTAGGTGTGAAACCAGGTATCTTTCTCTTACTTTACCAACTGAGGGATCACTACTTGCTAACAGTCAGCTCAAATGTTATTTGCAAATCGTATATTTTTAGAACCAGCAGGACAGGATCAAGAACAAACACTTTGCTCTTGAAGCTGAATACTGAACAATAGACTATACTGTGCACCAGAGAACAGACAACCCAGGCTATTCAGAGCAATTCAAGAACTGCACAATTTAGTTTTCTGAAGATGTTCTGAGCCAATGTGTAGCTTGCCAGTTGCCCCTCTTGACTTTTGACCCTAACAGGCCTGCAATTTTTAAACCCTCCCTTCCCCATACCAGGTTTACCCAGCACTAAGCAAAGAGTGCCTTTTGACACATGTCTCTCCACCAAGACACGCAATCAATTCATTATACTATCAAGGCTGGAAGAAAAGCTTTCTTATGAGGGGGTAGAGCTGAGCTCAGCACCTGCCATTAGAAAAACAGCCACAATGTAAGTTCTTAATTCCTCAAACACATCCTTTGTCAAGGCCCTGTGTTGGGCAGATACAGAGAAGCTGAACAACTCAGCAGGTGATAAATTAGTAGACTTTTTGTCAAAACTGAAGCTTGAGGAACAGAAGAATCATACAATGACCAGTCCCAGTGGGAGTTCCACAGGCAGAAAGTCTGAACCTTCCCTGATCAAAGCTGTGAAGACCACATCATCAGCTCTTATGCTCAGGTTCTCCAAGCTAATCTTCAGACGGGTGGGGAAAGAGCCTGCAGATCAAGTTGCATTATAAATTACAAGTTGGGATGTTGAGCGATAACAAGCCCACAGCCCAAGTTCTGCAGGGATCCCTAGCTCCTAAATGCTGCCCTGCAGAAGCAAatagaatttttattatttattgaatttatttaccaccctatacccaggggtctcagggtggttcacagaagacACCAAGCTTCTGTTACCACCCACCCACCTTATCTCAATGACACAGGAACCTGAAAAAAAGGCCTCAGTAGAAGATATTAACATCCAGGCAGGTTGATCATCTGGAGAATCAGATTAAGGTTTTTAAAGTATTCATGGCCTCTTTTGATGTGGCAGAAGGACCTGTCTTTTAATTGTACAGGTGTGTTTATTGTATTTGATTTTTAATATTTCTGTGTATTAGTAAGTACCTGGGCACCTGGGTCAAAAGCCATGTAGGGCTTTCAGAATCAAAAGCCACACTTTGTATTGGAATCAAGTGAAGCCCTTTCACAACTGGCAAGATATGATCCCAGTGGACTGCTCCCAGTTAATatcccagcagctgcattctgAACGTGTTACAGCTCCCCAGGTGTCTTCAAGGGCAACTCCACATACAGCACATATTAACAGCATGGAGTAATGGTTCCCAGAGCTACCTTCTGATGCCAGCCCTGTAAGTAGGAGAGAAACCTCCACACTTCCAGCTCACAACTCACACAGCTGTTGCACAAAGATGTTGGGAACAACGGGATCTGGAGCCCCCAACAACCCAGCCCTGCTCTGGAAGGCTCTCCTACAACACACCCTTCCAGGACAGCACATAGTGCTCTGGTTAGGTGACTGTTCAGCCATGCTGGCATTCCCTAAACTAATTCAGTCTTTCGGAGGACTTGGCACTCTTATCACATGACTGTTCAACCATGCTGGCATCTCACACATGCTTTCCAGGGGGCGCGGTGCTCTGGATATGCCACgcttgcacacccacccaccacacttgTGCGCTCTTTCCCATGAGGGGGCACACTGCTCTGATTACATGACCGTTTAGCCATGTTGGCGGCCATAAGAACCAACTGCTAGGAGCTGAGGTCCCATAACATATTTGAGGGGGGCAAAGTTGGTAGGCATtgcaattcgaatggtgtttgtGCTCTGTGTTGTTGCAGGattttatgtataggttgggggggggttgcccctccagcagatatcatgcacatgcagcccactaccaaaatcagcacaatcacttttgtgacttgtccccaccaaacacttcatcacagtt
The Podarcis raffonei isolate rPodRaf1 chromosome 6, rPodRaf1.pri, whole genome shotgun sequence DNA segment above includes these coding regions:
- the RPRD1B gene encoding regulation of nuclear pre-mRNA domain-containing protein 1B isoform X1; this translates as MSSFSESALERKLSELSNSQQSVQTLSLWLIHHRKHAGPIVTVWHRELRKAKSSRKLTFLYLANDVIQNSKRKGPEFTREFESVLVDAFSHVAREADEGCKKPLERLLNIWQERSVYGSEFIQQLKLSLEDSNSPQPKVTEEKKSLKRTFQQIQEEEDDDYPGSYSPQDPNAGPLLTEDLIKALQDLENAASGDATVRQKIASLPQEVQDVSLLEKITDKEAAERLSKTVDEACLLLAEYNGRLAAELEDRRQLARMLIEYTQNQKDVLTEKEKKLEEYKQKLARVTQVRKELKSHIQSLPDLSLLPNVTGGLAPLPSAGDLFSTD
- the RPRD1B gene encoding regulation of nuclear pre-mRNA domain-containing protein 1B isoform X2, giving the protein MSSFSESALERKLSELSNSQQSVQTLSLWLIHHRKHAGPIVTVWHRELPKSSRKLTFLYLANDVIQNSKRKGPEFTREFESVLVDAFSHVAREADEGCKKPLERLLNIWQERSVYGSEFIQQLKLSLEDSNSPQPKVTEEKKSLKRTFQQIQEEEDDDYPGSYSPQDPNAGPLLTEDLIKALQDLENAASGDATVRQKIASLPQEVQDVSLLEKITDKEAAERLSKTVDEACLLLAEYNGRLAAELEDRRQLARMLIEYTQNQKDVLTEKEKKLEEYKQKLARVTQVRKELKSHIQSLPDLSLLPNVTGGLAPLPSAGDLFSTD